The Neodiprion virginianus isolate iyNeoVirg1 chromosome 5, iyNeoVirg1.1, whole genome shotgun sequence genome contains a region encoding:
- the LOC124305345 gene encoding kinesin-like protein KIF20B isoform X2, which produces MEDTLASIKPPSDDSMDARLSFLDGRDPSIVAYGQARIPAADTKKNLESLFEDEELDSRVLSSSAPSLSLLGDTIKVYLRLRPFPAKMRPTKQQEEAYEIINSTTLLTRLPKLDSNTSSLKRPKDNETVLRKFTFTQTFGPETTQLQLFDMGIKQQMNEFLAGRNSTVMSYGTTNAGKSFTLQGTTVSPGIIPRALEFVFNQINPRSTPYYKPLYNTDVVSLDANERAQEMELKTKLLSFGSIDKNQYIQAYRAMQQQLQDESPLKPSETSDANYAIWVSFAEIYNESIYDLLSNDCQKKRPSLKLATDSSGKAFIKGLKTVCVNSASEAYQLLMAGQYNLKVAATALNTRSSRSHCVFTIKVLKYHKENSPADVEVSSFSFCDLAGSERLKKTLNEGERLKEAQNINTSLLVLGRCLKSIFEVQTSKLKHDIIGPFRESKLTRLFQSALSGKEHIALIVNVNPVPNLYIETQNVLNFSAIAKQIVIEPIVRAKRRVSTSRFSLMVSQSIKTVTDWDVTELESIVVDDQSSAISERAEYVHAEDYEEIVIENKQLKQEIVKLKNSALDADFAIRQEMSNIYSEMIKDIEKNFKNQLQDVEERQEDMLEWSVQQVESYYKKKLEKLSSRKRTRVESGDDTDEEIDVKELEGENVQLTAKVESLKKIIKDLRESKDKLIAQNNENAFELSLAKKDLENCKHLLHAAQNDIGCDDKAKGVIEELKKQLSAREDQIKSLKEYLNEAKVEWLRSTDVESKLEEALKNKDKQLLESLEKIDDLTEQLERTNMCLAERTQAVETLEDRLEQYAKKIADSEEELQNADDKWNKCSANCLVLLKDKEELQKTLDEEIARNKVNVVNNTGKEQVLELKRLNEHLFRDLQELKDQIKIKNDSIDELNSKLLDNESENLSLKNRLTQSSNHTKVLREELNSTKATLSDITEQINSLKLAEAAKADTANMDSQTSFVSDSGTTEKDIAVHIKQEKFDDHSDIQTGDEKDKEQNSELSPSKETPLMSHTEQNNDMAREKLEQLMIEYNELKTQCLYETLRVDELNKELDEARQELSLLKTSVEVNEQELKECKNSLKSVSDKLQLSDSELVKAKNELEERLREKEALEIQLSECKESMQKLQNHLSDTQRENREKSESLAEYNNRLNQQEKDIATAKERDLIKEQLLDAHFTRISKLEKDLEQVAILEKNITEIKDQLKICEEEKAELKKQLSENFQKILSLEKDLQASISREQDKENETISLQKEMKSMIQTNMSISKRDADMENEVKNALRKLTTTEAALDKSQEDYKRLEESSQEKMTEIMKKVEEKEREMESFKKNRDDAMQRYEALVKQLQENAKREKREKYQELFSRQSTPTPYKDEIRKLKDELRSKTSLLEQMQANLKTMDSQNDEKENIVNSSEDEATAFEVRLTRRRGRRNAPTNVAEDISVIDLSGSESKRVTRRTALQPPSPMPSVEKRKTRKKKLFAQTDENCVDVEPTESTPRPILRSPLSATRSLRNRRK; this is translated from the exons ATGGAGGATACTCTGGCATCGATCAAACCCCCGAGTGATGATTCGATGGACGCGCGACTGTCCTTTTTGGATGGTCGCGACCCTAGCATCGTGGCATACGGGCAAGCCAGGATTCCGGCAGCTGatactaaaaaaaatctagaGTCTCTTTTCGAGGATGAAGAGCTTGATTCGCGAGTGCTCTCATCCTCTGCCCCATCATTGTCTCTCTTGGGCGACACAATCAAAGTTTACTTGAGACTTAGACCTTTTCCTGCTAAAATGCGACCGACCAAGCAACAGGAGGAAGCTTATGAAATCATAAATTCCACTACCTTGCTAACAAGACTGCCAAAATTGGATTCGAATACTAGTTCACTTAAAAGACCCAAGGATAATGAAACAGTATTGAGAAAATTCACATTCACACAAACTTTTGGACCGGAAACAACACAGCTCCAACTTTTTGATATGGGCATTAAACAACagatgaatgaatttttggCTGGGAGAAACTCCACAGTGATGAGCTATG GTACAACAAATGCGGGTAAATCCTTTACACTTCAAGGAACAACAGTTTCTCCTGGTATAATACCCCGAGCCTTGGAGTTTGTATTTAATCAAATTAATCCCAGAAGTACGCCTTATTATAAACCATTGTACAATACCGACGTAGTGAGTCTTGATGCGAACGAAAGAGCACAggaaatggaattgaaaaCAAAGCTTCTTTCATTTGGTTCGattgataaaaatcaataCATCCAGGCCTATAGAGCAATGCAACAGCAATTGCAGGATGAGTCTCCTTTGAAACCGAGCGAAACAAGCGATGCCAACTACGCGATTTGGGTTTCGTTTGCTGAAATTTATAACGAATCAATTTACGACTTATTGTCAAATGACTGTCAGAAAAAAAGACCGTCTTTGAAACTTGCAACTGATAGTAGTGGAAAAGCTTTCATTAAGGGGCTTAAGACAGTGTGTGTCAATTCAGCTTCAGAGGCCTACCAGCTACTGATGGCTGGACAATATAATTTGAAAGTTGCTGCTACTGCACTGAATACTAGAAGTTCTAGGTCCCATTGTGTATTCACTATTAAGGTGCTCAAGTATCATAAAGAAAATTCTCCAGCAGATGTGGAAGTCAGCTC TTTTTCTTTCTGCGACCTTGCGGGTTCAGAGCGATTGAAGAAGACCCTGAATGAGGGAGAGCGCTTAAAAGAAGCGCAAAATATAAACACAAGTCTACTTGTTCTTGGCAGATGTTTGAAATCCATATTTGAGGTTCAGACATCAAAGTTAAAACATGACATAATTGGGCCATTCAGAGAGTCTAAGCTGACTCGGTTGTTTCAAAGTGCATTATCTGGTAAAGAGCACATTGCTCTTATAGTCAATGTTAATCCTGTGCCAAATTTGTACATTGAGACTCAAAACGTTTTGAATTTCTCCGCCATCGCTAAGCAAATAGTCATCGAACCTATTGTTCGAGCAAAACGAAGGGTCTCCACATCTAGATTCTCTCTAATGGTGTCACAGAGTATCAAAACGGTTACAGACTGGGATGTTACAGAATTGGAAAGCATTG ttGTAGATGACCAGTCTTCAGCGATTTCTGAGAGAGCAGAATACGTTCATGCGGAGGACTATGAAGAAATagtgattgaaaataaacaattgaaacaAGAAATAGTGAAGCTAAAAAATTCTGCTTTGGATGCAGATTTTGCAATTCGCCAAGAAATGTCCAACATTTATTCAGAAATGATAAAAGATATTGAGAAAAACTTCAA aaatcagtTGCAAGATGTTGAAGAACGACAAGAAGATATGCTTGAATGGTCTGTTCAACAAGTTGAAAGTTACTATAAGAAGAAATTGGAAAAGTTATCAAGTAGAAAAAGAACGCGAGTTGAGAGTGGGGACGATACTGACGAAGAAATAGATGTAAAAGAATTGGAAGGCGAAAATGTTCAGCTTACGGCAAAGGTCGAAtctctgaaaaaaataattaaagaccTTCGCGAATCTAAAGACAAACTGATTGCTCAAAACAACGAAAATGCTTTTGAACTTTCCCTTGCCAAAAAGGATTTAGAAAACTGCAAACACTTACTACACGCTGCCCAAAATGACATAGGCTGCGATGATAAAGCTAAAGGCGTCATCGAAGAACTGAAGAAACAGCTATCGGCTCGTGAGGACCAAATTAAG TCCCTGAAAGAGTATTTGAACGAAGCAAAAGTTGAATGGCTCAGATCTACTGATGTCGAATCAAAACTGGAAGAAGCATTAAAAAATAAGGATAAGCAGCTGTTGGAATCTTTGGAAAAGATTGATGATCTTACGGAGCAACTTGAACGCACCAACATGTGTCTTGCTGAGAGAACTCAAGCTGTGGAAACACTCGAGGACAGGCTGGAGCAATATGCCAAAAAAATAGCTGACTCCGAAGAGGAACTTCAGAATGCTGATGATAAATGGAACAAGTGCTCGGCCAACTGCTTGGTCCTCCTAAAAGACAAGGAAGAGTTACAAAAAACCTTGGATGAAGAAATTGCACGCAATAAAGTGAATGTTGTCAACAATACTGGAAAAGAACAG GTTCTAGAACTGAAACGATTGAATGAACATCTCTTTCGCGACCTACAGGAGCTAAAAgaccaaattaaaattaagaacGATTCAATAGATGAATTAAACTCTAAGCTACTGGACAATgagagtgaaaatttatcattgaAAAACAGATTAACCCAAAGTAGTAATCACACAAAGGTGTTGCGAGAGGAATTGAATTCAACCAAAGCAACGCTTAGCGATATCACTGAACAAATAAATAGCTTGAAGCTTGCCGAAGCTGCCAAAGCAGACACTGCAAATATGGACAGTCAAACTAGCTTTGTTAGTGACAGTGGAACAACTGAAAAAGACATTGCAGTTCACATTAAACAAGAAAAGTTCGATGATCATTCAGATATACAAACTGGCGATGAAAAGGACAAAGAGCAAAACTCTGAATTGTCACCCAGCAAGGAAACTCCTCTGATGAGTCATACTGAACAAAATAATGACATGGCCCGTGAGAAACTAGAACAGCTGATGATAGAATACAATGAACTGAAAACTCAATGCTTGTATGAAACTTTG AGAGTAGACGAGCTGAACAAAGAGCTGGATGAAGCGCGACAGGAGTTGTCTTTGTTGAAAACTTCTGTTGAGGTCAACGAGCAGGAATTGAAAGAgtgtaaaaattcattaaaatccgtctcAGACAAGCTTCAGCTCTCAGACTCAGAATTGGTTAAAGCTAAAAATGAGCTAGAGGAGAGATTACGGGAAAAAGAAGCCTTGGAGATTCAACTCTCCGAGTGCAAAGAATCCATGCAAAAGTTGCAGAACCATCTTTCAGATACTCAGAgggaaaatagagaaaaatctgAG AGCTTGGCGGAATACAACAACCGCCTCAATCAACAAGAAAAAGATATTGCCACTGCCAAGGAGAGAGATTTGATCAAAGAGCAG CTTCTCGATGCGCACTTCACAAGGATTTCCAAATTAGAAAAAGACTTGGAGCAAGTAGccattcttgaaaaaaatataactgaAATTAAAGATCAATTGAAGATATGTGAAGAGGAAAAAGCTGAATTGAAAAAGCAGCTAAGCGAAAATTTCCAGAAAATATTGTCACTAGAGAAAGACTTACAGGCATCCATTAGCCGTGAACAAGATAAAGAGAATGAGACTATATCCCTGCAAAAAG AAATGAAAAGTATGATTCAAACGAATATGAGTATCAGTAAACGAGACGCGGATATGGAAAATGAGGTGAAGAACGCATTACGAAAATTGACGACCACTGAAGCAGCACTGGATAAGTCACAGGAAGATTACAAAAGGCTAGAAGAATCATCGCAAGAGAAGATGactgaaattatgaaaaaggttgaagaaaaagaaagggaaatGGAATCTTTTAAGAAGAACAGAGACGATGCAATGCAGAGATACGAAGCTCTGGTAAAACAGCTTCAAGAAAATgcgaagagagagaaacgagAG AAGTACCAGGAATTGTTTTCAAGACAATCAACACCGACTCCGTATAAAGATGAGATTAGGAAACTAAAAGATGAGCTTAGAAGTAAGACCAGTCTCCTCGAGCAAATGCAGGCAAAC TTAAAAACTATGGATAGTCAGaacgatgaaaaagaaaatattgtcaaCTCTTCAGAAGATGAGGCCACAGCTTTTGAAGTTCGTTTGACACGTAGAAGGGGAAGAAGGAACGCACCTACCAATGTTGCCGAAGACATTTCTGTCATTGATCTCTCTGGCTCAGAGTCTAA ACGTGTAACGAGGCGAACAGCGTTACAACCTCCGTCACCTATGCCGTCTGTAGAAAAGAGAAagacgaggaagaagaaactGTTCGCGCAAACTGATGAGAACTGCGTGGATGTTGAACCTACCGAG AGTACACCCAGACCTATCCTAAGATCTCCCCTATCAGCGACACGGAGTTTAAGAAACAGAAGAAAGTAG
- the LOC124305345 gene encoding kinesin-like protein KIF20B isoform X1 has protein sequence MEDTLASIKPPSDDSMDARLSFLDGRDPSIVAYGQARIPAADTKKNLESLFEDEELDSRVLSSSAPSLSLLGDTIKVYLRLRPFPAKMRPTKQQEEAYEIINSTTLLTRLPKLDSNTSSLKRPKDNETVLRKFTFTQTFGPETTQLQLFDMGIKQQMNEFLAGRNSTVMSYGTTNAGKSFTLQGTTVSPGIIPRALEFVFNQINPRSTPYYKPLYNTDVVSLDANERAQEMELKTKLLSFGSIDKNQYIQAYRAMQQQLQDESPLKPSETSDANYAIWVSFAEIYNESIYDLLSNDCQKKRPSLKLATDSSGKAFIKGLKTVCVNSASEAYQLLMAGQYNLKVAATALNTRSSRSHCVFTIKVLKYHKENSPADVEVSSFSFCDLAGSERLKKTLNEGERLKEAQNINTSLLVLGRCLKSIFEVQTSKLKHDIIGPFRESKLTRLFQSALSGKEHIALIVNVNPVPNLYIETQNVLNFSAIAKQIVIEPIVRAKRRVSTSRFSLMVSQSIKTVTDWDVTELESIVVDDQSSAISERAEYVHAEDYEEIVIENKQLKQEIVKLKNSALDADFAIRQEMSNIYSEMIKDIEKNFKNQLQDVEERQEDMLEWSVQQVESYYKKKLEKLSSRKRTRVESGDDTDEEIDVKELEGENVQLTAKVESLKKIIKDLRESKDKLIAQNNENAFELSLAKKDLENCKHLLHAAQNDIGCDDKAKGVIEELKKQLSAREDQIKSLKEYLNEAKVEWLRSTDVESKLEEALKNKDKQLLESLEKIDDLTEQLERTNMCLAERTQAVETLEDRLEQYAKKIADSEEELQNADDKWNKCSANCLVLLKDKEELQKTLDEEIARNKVNVVNNTGKEQVLELKRLNEHLFRDLQELKDQIKIKNDSIDELNSKLLDNESENLSLKNRLTQSSNHTKVLREELNSTKATLSDITEQINSLKLAEAAKADTANMDSQTSFVSDSGTTEKDIAVHIKQEKFDDHSDIQTGDEKDKEQNSELSPSKETPLMSHTEQNNDMAREKLEQLMIEYNELKTQCLYETLRVDELNKELDEARQELSLLKTSVEVNEQELKECKNSLKSVSDKLQLSDSELVKAKNELEERLREKEALEIQLSECKESMQKLQNHLSDTQRENREKSESLAEYNNRLNQQEKDIATAKERDLIKEQLLDAHFTRISKLEKDLEQVAILEKNITEIKDQLKICEEEKAELKKQLSENFQKILSLEKDLQASISREQDKENETISLQKEMKSMIQTNMSISKRDADMENEVKNALRKLTTTEAALDKSQEDYKRLEESSQEKMTEIMKKVEEKEREMESFKKNRDDAMQRYEALVKQLQENAKREKREVQKYQELFSRQSTPTPYKDEIRKLKDELRSKTSLLEQMQANLKTMDSQNDEKENIVNSSEDEATAFEVRLTRRRGRRNAPTNVAEDISVIDLSGSESKRVTRRTALQPPSPMPSVEKRKTRKKKLFAQTDENCVDVEPTESTPRPILRSPLSATRSLRNRRK, from the exons ATGGAGGATACTCTGGCATCGATCAAACCCCCGAGTGATGATTCGATGGACGCGCGACTGTCCTTTTTGGATGGTCGCGACCCTAGCATCGTGGCATACGGGCAAGCCAGGATTCCGGCAGCTGatactaaaaaaaatctagaGTCTCTTTTCGAGGATGAAGAGCTTGATTCGCGAGTGCTCTCATCCTCTGCCCCATCATTGTCTCTCTTGGGCGACACAATCAAAGTTTACTTGAGACTTAGACCTTTTCCTGCTAAAATGCGACCGACCAAGCAACAGGAGGAAGCTTATGAAATCATAAATTCCACTACCTTGCTAACAAGACTGCCAAAATTGGATTCGAATACTAGTTCACTTAAAAGACCCAAGGATAATGAAACAGTATTGAGAAAATTCACATTCACACAAACTTTTGGACCGGAAACAACACAGCTCCAACTTTTTGATATGGGCATTAAACAACagatgaatgaatttttggCTGGGAGAAACTCCACAGTGATGAGCTATG GTACAACAAATGCGGGTAAATCCTTTACACTTCAAGGAACAACAGTTTCTCCTGGTATAATACCCCGAGCCTTGGAGTTTGTATTTAATCAAATTAATCCCAGAAGTACGCCTTATTATAAACCATTGTACAATACCGACGTAGTGAGTCTTGATGCGAACGAAAGAGCACAggaaatggaattgaaaaCAAAGCTTCTTTCATTTGGTTCGattgataaaaatcaataCATCCAGGCCTATAGAGCAATGCAACAGCAATTGCAGGATGAGTCTCCTTTGAAACCGAGCGAAACAAGCGATGCCAACTACGCGATTTGGGTTTCGTTTGCTGAAATTTATAACGAATCAATTTACGACTTATTGTCAAATGACTGTCAGAAAAAAAGACCGTCTTTGAAACTTGCAACTGATAGTAGTGGAAAAGCTTTCATTAAGGGGCTTAAGACAGTGTGTGTCAATTCAGCTTCAGAGGCCTACCAGCTACTGATGGCTGGACAATATAATTTGAAAGTTGCTGCTACTGCACTGAATACTAGAAGTTCTAGGTCCCATTGTGTATTCACTATTAAGGTGCTCAAGTATCATAAAGAAAATTCTCCAGCAGATGTGGAAGTCAGCTC TTTTTCTTTCTGCGACCTTGCGGGTTCAGAGCGATTGAAGAAGACCCTGAATGAGGGAGAGCGCTTAAAAGAAGCGCAAAATATAAACACAAGTCTACTTGTTCTTGGCAGATGTTTGAAATCCATATTTGAGGTTCAGACATCAAAGTTAAAACATGACATAATTGGGCCATTCAGAGAGTCTAAGCTGACTCGGTTGTTTCAAAGTGCATTATCTGGTAAAGAGCACATTGCTCTTATAGTCAATGTTAATCCTGTGCCAAATTTGTACATTGAGACTCAAAACGTTTTGAATTTCTCCGCCATCGCTAAGCAAATAGTCATCGAACCTATTGTTCGAGCAAAACGAAGGGTCTCCACATCTAGATTCTCTCTAATGGTGTCACAGAGTATCAAAACGGTTACAGACTGGGATGTTACAGAATTGGAAAGCATTG ttGTAGATGACCAGTCTTCAGCGATTTCTGAGAGAGCAGAATACGTTCATGCGGAGGACTATGAAGAAATagtgattgaaaataaacaattgaaacaAGAAATAGTGAAGCTAAAAAATTCTGCTTTGGATGCAGATTTTGCAATTCGCCAAGAAATGTCCAACATTTATTCAGAAATGATAAAAGATATTGAGAAAAACTTCAA aaatcagtTGCAAGATGTTGAAGAACGACAAGAAGATATGCTTGAATGGTCTGTTCAACAAGTTGAAAGTTACTATAAGAAGAAATTGGAAAAGTTATCAAGTAGAAAAAGAACGCGAGTTGAGAGTGGGGACGATACTGACGAAGAAATAGATGTAAAAGAATTGGAAGGCGAAAATGTTCAGCTTACGGCAAAGGTCGAAtctctgaaaaaaataattaaagaccTTCGCGAATCTAAAGACAAACTGATTGCTCAAAACAACGAAAATGCTTTTGAACTTTCCCTTGCCAAAAAGGATTTAGAAAACTGCAAACACTTACTACACGCTGCCCAAAATGACATAGGCTGCGATGATAAAGCTAAAGGCGTCATCGAAGAACTGAAGAAACAGCTATCGGCTCGTGAGGACCAAATTAAG TCCCTGAAAGAGTATTTGAACGAAGCAAAAGTTGAATGGCTCAGATCTACTGATGTCGAATCAAAACTGGAAGAAGCATTAAAAAATAAGGATAAGCAGCTGTTGGAATCTTTGGAAAAGATTGATGATCTTACGGAGCAACTTGAACGCACCAACATGTGTCTTGCTGAGAGAACTCAAGCTGTGGAAACACTCGAGGACAGGCTGGAGCAATATGCCAAAAAAATAGCTGACTCCGAAGAGGAACTTCAGAATGCTGATGATAAATGGAACAAGTGCTCGGCCAACTGCTTGGTCCTCCTAAAAGACAAGGAAGAGTTACAAAAAACCTTGGATGAAGAAATTGCACGCAATAAAGTGAATGTTGTCAACAATACTGGAAAAGAACAG GTTCTAGAACTGAAACGATTGAATGAACATCTCTTTCGCGACCTACAGGAGCTAAAAgaccaaattaaaattaagaacGATTCAATAGATGAATTAAACTCTAAGCTACTGGACAATgagagtgaaaatttatcattgaAAAACAGATTAACCCAAAGTAGTAATCACACAAAGGTGTTGCGAGAGGAATTGAATTCAACCAAAGCAACGCTTAGCGATATCACTGAACAAATAAATAGCTTGAAGCTTGCCGAAGCTGCCAAAGCAGACACTGCAAATATGGACAGTCAAACTAGCTTTGTTAGTGACAGTGGAACAACTGAAAAAGACATTGCAGTTCACATTAAACAAGAAAAGTTCGATGATCATTCAGATATACAAACTGGCGATGAAAAGGACAAAGAGCAAAACTCTGAATTGTCACCCAGCAAGGAAACTCCTCTGATGAGTCATACTGAACAAAATAATGACATGGCCCGTGAGAAACTAGAACAGCTGATGATAGAATACAATGAACTGAAAACTCAATGCTTGTATGAAACTTTG AGAGTAGACGAGCTGAACAAAGAGCTGGATGAAGCGCGACAGGAGTTGTCTTTGTTGAAAACTTCTGTTGAGGTCAACGAGCAGGAATTGAAAGAgtgtaaaaattcattaaaatccgtctcAGACAAGCTTCAGCTCTCAGACTCAGAATTGGTTAAAGCTAAAAATGAGCTAGAGGAGAGATTACGGGAAAAAGAAGCCTTGGAGATTCAACTCTCCGAGTGCAAAGAATCCATGCAAAAGTTGCAGAACCATCTTTCAGATACTCAGAgggaaaatagagaaaaatctgAG AGCTTGGCGGAATACAACAACCGCCTCAATCAACAAGAAAAAGATATTGCCACTGCCAAGGAGAGAGATTTGATCAAAGAGCAG CTTCTCGATGCGCACTTCACAAGGATTTCCAAATTAGAAAAAGACTTGGAGCAAGTAGccattcttgaaaaaaatataactgaAATTAAAGATCAATTGAAGATATGTGAAGAGGAAAAAGCTGAATTGAAAAAGCAGCTAAGCGAAAATTTCCAGAAAATATTGTCACTAGAGAAAGACTTACAGGCATCCATTAGCCGTGAACAAGATAAAGAGAATGAGACTATATCCCTGCAAAAAG AAATGAAAAGTATGATTCAAACGAATATGAGTATCAGTAAACGAGACGCGGATATGGAAAATGAGGTGAAGAACGCATTACGAAAATTGACGACCACTGAAGCAGCACTGGATAAGTCACAGGAAGATTACAAAAGGCTAGAAGAATCATCGCAAGAGAAGATGactgaaattatgaaaaaggttgaagaaaaagaaagggaaatGGAATCTTTTAAGAAGAACAGAGACGATGCAATGCAGAGATACGAAGCTCTGGTAAAACAGCTTCAAGAAAATgcgaagagagagaaacgagAG GTACAGAAGTACCAGGAATTGTTTTCAAGACAATCAACACCGACTCCGTATAAAGATGAGATTAGGAAACTAAAAGATGAGCTTAGAAGTAAGACCAGTCTCCTCGAGCAAATGCAGGCAAAC TTAAAAACTATGGATAGTCAGaacgatgaaaaagaaaatattgtcaaCTCTTCAGAAGATGAGGCCACAGCTTTTGAAGTTCGTTTGACACGTAGAAGGGGAAGAAGGAACGCACCTACCAATGTTGCCGAAGACATTTCTGTCATTGATCTCTCTGGCTCAGAGTCTAA ACGTGTAACGAGGCGAACAGCGTTACAACCTCCGTCACCTATGCCGTCTGTAGAAAAGAGAAagacgaggaagaagaaactGTTCGCGCAAACTGATGAGAACTGCGTGGATGTTGAACCTACCGAG AGTACACCCAGACCTATCCTAAGATCTCCCCTATCAGCGACACGGAGTTTAAGAAACAGAAGAAAGTAG